TTTTGTGCGGTTTTTCTGGGCGTTGTTTTTCTAGCAGTTTTTCCTAACATGGATTTTACCCGGTTttcattattttttatttatttttttgtataTCTTCTCATCtggttttctttttcgtttttttttctttttcaaatgtatgattttttttcaaattcataatttttttgtaaattcatgaacttttctctAACTTAAGATCTTATTCAAAATGCATGAACTTGTTAAAACCCACGAACTACTTTCAAGTGTATGCATTTTTGAATCCATAAAAAAGGGAGTCAATTTTTGACTCTGTACCAGCAACTATTGGTTTTTCCTGAGCAAGTACCCTAAACTAGCAGCGAACAAGAAATCTGAACATGGGTATTCCCTATTCTTCGCCTTCAGCGCCCATTAACGTGCTTTACGTTAACTCTCTTACCTAGGCCGGCCAATCTAAGGGTGCAACGGGAGAGACCTCTTCCAGGTTTTGGGAAGCATAGCcgttttttcctttatttttttaattttatcaTTTTTCCCTGACAGGTCTTGTTTGgtttttttcttctttattttctatttttcctttttatttatttttctattttgcattctttacttttaaATTTTTAAATACACAAACTTATTTCCAATTTGATGACATCTTTTTGCGTGCGGAGGGGGGGGGGATAAAAAACAATGGACGTTTTTTTAGATTGATGATCTTTTatcaaaaattgatgaacttttttccgaGTTCATGAAGCAATGTATAGAACATAGATCCTATTTGGTACCTTAAACACCAGTTTTAGACAATTTCGTTAATTGGCGCACACCGCTCCTAACACTACGTGACAAATGTGCCGGGCATGTAAAGTTTTCTCTCAACCCTTTGTTTCCGCGCCATTTTTCTGGGTGTTTTATAGCGTTTATTCCTGACATGGGTTTTACCTGGTTTTttatttatcattttcttttggtttactttttgtttttaattttctttattttttaaataCGTGATGTATTCCAAATTCAAACTTTTCTGCAAATTCAGGAAGTTTCAAAATTTGCACTTCttttaatttttcaaaattttagaaaaatcaattatttttttaatttttgtgaacattttccaaattatgAACTTTTATTAAGCAGCGAACTGTTTGGATTTTTTGTGAAATTTTTTATAAAACCGCGAATGTTttacaaattcgtgaactttttccaaattataaatattttttaagttatattttttatttcgtgaacttttttttaatCATTTTTGTGATCTGTTTTCAATTTACGAACTCTCCAAGTCTTGAATTTTTTCGAGTTAACATTTTATTTTGTGTGTATATTTTAAAAATAAAGTTAACATAAACTCTCCTTGTTCAATGGTCCACGGTCATTGGTCGGCCTGTCAATGGTCAACGCGATATGGGCGCCAATTAAATGATTTTAAAAAACAGCAACCGGGCTGGCCCAAATACTCTAGCGCATGAGCACCCTTTACCTTAGCTGGCGCCAATTAGGAAGTCTTTGTAGAGGTCCTCTCCAAACTTGAAGCTTTCATGAATGTAAATTTCACTAATTATGGGGTATGCTTTGCAAAGGTCACTCCGATCTTCTCTGGTGGCGACCAATGGAGCGCTATATGTGTGACATTTGTTGCTACCTGAGAGTTTTGGTGGGATTTTCCTCCGCATACGAGAGGCATTGGTGGTTTTGTTTGTGTCTTTTTTATAGATTTGTTTGTTTCCAAATATTTAATCTCTTAAACTGCGAGTCCAGATCATGAACAGCTTTACTCTTGTGTTTCTCATGTTGAAATCTTTGAAACTGTATCCCATGTTGATTGGTTTGGATGAACTTTTTTGGGTAAATTTGTGCTTCCAACTAGTAGTAACTTGTGCTTCTAAACTATAATAACTAGAGGATACCCCGCCATTGCTACGAGAATTGGTTGATGAAATTTTATGTTGATAACAGGAGAATCGAAATGAAAAGTACATATGACTCATTATATCTGATTATGTATAGTTGTAACAAAATTTATTGAATATAGGTAGAATAACTGAATGGAAAATATTTTCCCATGCATGGTTGAATGTTATGGTGGGTCTTTTtcatgcatgattgcatgttgagGGGGCTTATCCCATTCATAATTATTAGGTGACATGCTTGCATATTGAGATAAATAAGTTAGCGGAGACgactctcttaggtatataggatccGTGCTCTCAAGTAAACTAACTTGTGTTTCTGTTACAAAACTACTGACTTGTGAGGCGTGTGCTTCACACGGAAGAACACCTTTACTTCACTTTTGGGTAAACATAGAGGCACATGTGTGCTTCACTTTTGGGAGGAATAACATAAACACAGTTTTTGTGCTTCACGCGAAAGCACCGTTGTGCTTCACTTTTTGTGGAAAGATAGTCGGGCTTTCACGCGAGAAGCACTACTCTATCTTATACgcggaaaacaaaataaaatctaAAACAAAAAGCAGATGCCCAAAAAAGCGGGAGGAAAAGTGTTAGAAAACTGAGAAAAAACGAAAATCCAAAAAAACCAAAGATCGAGAAAAcataaaaccaaaaaaaacaaacaaaaaaatgacGGAAGCACAATTGTAGTTCACACAGACGcacatttcttcttcaactttTTAGGAAAGCACAGAAGAACAACTTGTGAAAGCACATTTGGGCTTACACGCAGGAAGCACAACTATGCTTCACACAAAGAATAAatcccaaaaaacaaaaaaacaataacaaaaaaatggaagaaaaaaaagaaacattTTGAATGGAAGAAGCACCCAACACAAGCCACAGGGCGGCGCTGGAGACTGGAGTGCTCCGCACCAGAAAATAGTTCGCTGGTGTTTCTAGAATTCCCTTTGGTTAGGTTATTATTATTTTAAAGTAACCCgctttggtttttctttttcgAGAATGACCCGGGGTGTTGCTCCCCGTGATTTTGGGATCTGTCCGTCCGCTTCGGGAGCCCATATTGGTCCATAGTAGGACTGCATCTTGTTCTTAGGCCTACTAGCCCAAGTGGGCTACGGCCCACATGAGATGTCAGATGTACTAACCCACCAGGATTATTGTTCACATGAAAAAAAAGGAACCATtgctaaaaaaagagaaagaaggaacCAGGAGTTGGTTTTGGATCACGGTGCGGCGCCCGTGCTCTCAGCCCCTCCGTCAGGGTGGCCACgtctcagagagagagagagagagagagagagagagagagagagagagagaggcgggggGATGGCGGTTACAGAGAATGATGGAGGGGTGGGACCCGCAGGAACTACGATTTAGTGGGACGTTTTAACCGCTTAAGAGAATCCAAGACAACAATTACTGGAACATAGAAGAGGAAAAATGGAGGGAAAATAGCTTTTTTTAGCCACAGAACGACGTGGCATATTACGCGGTAACCGGCCTGATTGGCTCCTCTATTCTCTTCTTCTTTGCAATCCAGTCCTCCATTTTCCAGGAAAGGTGCCGACACGTACACATTTTTGCACCGAAAAAAAAGTGTTGGTCATCTCGACTAAATATAGAATACGGACTGTAATTCCTGCGCCTTATTCTCGATATACATTCACAGTTCAGACTCCATTACTGAGCAATACTAGCATGCAATGCCTGCGTGTATTAGCGAGAATTAATTAGGTGATTATTGCATCAATCAGTAATAATGTTGGCCATTGTAAATGCAATGCCTGAGCATCTAAACAAAATTCTTTTGTTAAATAGGGGCGCTCAGCACTGTGTGGAATTAAAAAAAAAGGGAGGGATGAGATGAAAAAGCCATAACCGCGGGAGAGAATGGCATGGCGGTTAATGAGGAGCGAGTGGGTGGCGCCGCCCCGGCGTCCCCGGCTTTCAAGGGGCGGTTACCGCGCGAAGCAATCGTTAAGACCACCACTAATCACTGCGCTTGCCTCTGTGTTAAGACCCACCCCAGCAAACTCAAGTtgagccgccgcctccacctccacctcctccacctcgCTTGACCCCGTCCCAGGGCGGTTGAGCTCTGCAGCGAGACACCAGCAGCGCGCAGCATTAGCAAAGATAGCAAGCAACCACGCCCCGATGTCCATGGCCCCGCTCAGCTTCCGCCCGACACCCACCGCGCGCCCGCTGTTCCACTGCTTCCATGACGGCGCCGACCGGGACGTCAGCTTCCTGCAGGACGTCCATCCCGACGTCGGCGACGCGCTCCTGGGCTTCGTCTACGACCCGCTCGACCCCGCCGTCAACGCCGGCCTCGACGAGTTCCTCAACATCCCGCcctacgacgacgacgaggacgacgaggacggcggccAGCAGCGCTGCGCCAAGAAGCCGCGCGCGGCGGGCTTGGAGGAGGACTCGTGGTTCGACTTCACGGCGGCGGACGGAAGCCTCGCCCAGAAGTGGGACAATGCCTGCACGCAGCAGGTGCCGGAGTTCCTCCCCGAGTTCGTGCTGCCACTGcccccgcccccgcctccgccgccgcaggTGTACCCGCCGTTCGTGCGCGGAGCCGACGCCAAGAAGCTGCAGGCCGCGGGCAACGGGTCGTCGCAGAGCGCCGCGGCGAGGGAGCGCCGGAGGCGGATAAGCGAGAAGACGGCGGAGCTGTCGCGCCTCATCCCCGGTGGCCACAAGCTCAACACCGCCGAGATGCTGCAGGAGGCCGCGCGCCACGTGAAGCTCCTCCAGGCCCAGGTCGGCATGCTCACCCTCCTGAACAACATCGAGGTAATTAACACGGCCACGGCATTACAAACGTACCTTGATCAATGTTGATCAATCCCTCTCGTTCAATGCAGTGTCAATTGTGTTAAGAATTCTCGTTTTCTTTTTCAGGACGAGAAGGTGCCGGCCATGGCGCAGGAGCACATGCACGCGCTGCTCGTGTGCGGCGGCATGCAGGAGCGGCTGGCCGCCGAGGGCAAGTGCCTGGTGCCGAGGGCGCTGGTGGACACCATCGCCAAGGACGCCGCCGTCAGGTCGAACGCGCTGGTGAACAGGGACCTCACCCGGTTCACGGAGTCGCTGGCCgcggagaagaagtagccaggtgCGCGCGGAGTCGCCGGTCGTGGCTGCCGCGCGCGCATCGGAGCGCGCGGCCGTGCACGGCGTGGGCGTCCTTTTTTGAGAACGCCGCCGCTGCATGCATGCGCGCGCCGCCGCTTGTCGTCGTCGCGTGTATTGCTGACCCCTGACGACGACGACGCCTGTCTATAACTGATCGGTGGATTAGGTGTAGGCAATCACGATTGATTTAGAAAGACCACGTCCTTTTAATTTCATTATTACTAGGATATTTTAATTGGTTTCGTAGGGCACCTGTGCAGTGACACTGACATTGTGTTCTACACAGCTGAATTTTGTAGTAATAATCTCTTCACTGATGTTGTGATTCTCGGTACATTGGTGACTGATAGTTGGGGTTTATTTATCTTCTCAATAATAAGATCTTTGCAAGAAAGACcatgttctctgagtttttctttAGATTCTTTCTTATCCTTTTGCGTGTCCCTAAGTACATGGTTAGTCACACGATTGCAGTACGATGCTGCAATTCTCGTTCGTCACAGTACATGTATTTTACCCTTCTCCTGCCGTGCTAACATTTTTGCTAATCAGTTCGgtgtttttatttaaaaaaatcacaCTGATTCTTTTTTCACCTAGGAAAGCGATTAGTATTTCTTTTAGAGGAAAGCATATCGCTTAGTCACCTAAATAAAAGCAGAGTGCTCAGGGCATCTCCAAC
This window of the Triticum aestivum cultivar Chinese Spring chromosome 5D, IWGSC CS RefSeq v2.1, whole genome shotgun sequence genome carries:
- the LOC123124756 gene encoding uncharacterized protein is translated as MSMAPLSFRPTPTARPLFHCFHDGADRDVSFLQDVHPDVGDALLGFVYDPLDPAVNAGLDEFLNIPPYDDDEDDEDGGQQRCAKKPRAAGLEEDSWFDFTAADGSLAQKWDNACTQQVPEFLPEFVLPLPPPPPPPPQVYPPFVRGADAKKLQAAGNGSSQSAAARERRRRISEKTAELSRLIPGGHKLNTAEMLQEAARHVKLLQAQVGMLTLLNNIEDEKVPAMAQEHMHALLVCGGMQERLAAEGKCLVPRALVDTIAKDAAVRSNALVNRDLTRFTESLAAEKK